The DNA segment CAAGACCGGGGCGATTCGCACCCCCTCCCCGGCCCGATGTTGCAGCAGCAGATAATTTTGCCTGATGGCATCCAGATCGATCCGCAGACAGGCACGACGATAATTTTTCATGGATTGAATTCCCTGTCTTCCAGGTTGTCGAAACGGGTAAATTTGTTGACAAACGCCAACTTGACGATTCCAACCGGTCCGTTGCGATGTTTGGCGATGATCACTTCTCCCAATCCCTGAAGACTGGGATCATCTTTTTTGTAGTATTCCTCGCGATGGATGAACATGACCACGTCGGCATCCTGTTCGATGGAACCCGATTCGCGCAAATCCGACAGGATTGGTTTTTTATCGGGACGGTCCTCGACCTTGCGCGACAATTGCGACAGGGCGAGTACGGGAATATTGATTTCCTTGGCGATCCGTTTCAATCCCTGGGAAATGTTCGTGATCTCCTGCACCCGGTTTTCCATCCCCTCCTCGCCGCGCATCAATTGCAGATAATCCAGGACGATCAATTGAATGTTGCGTTCTTTTTTCAGTCGGCGCGCCCGCGCCAACAGGGCATGGATCGACAGGGCGGGTGTATCGTCGATGTAGATGGCGGTTTTGGACAGACGATCGGCGGTGGAAGTCAGTTTTTCGTACTCTTCATCCCTGAGCATGCCCGAACGCAGATTGTGGGCATCGATGCGACCGACCGACGAGATCATCCGCGAGACAATCTGTTCCCGGGACATCTCCAGCGAGAAGATCCCCACCGGACAGTCCCCCGACATGGCGGCATTGACGGCAATATTGATGGCAAAGGCCGTTTTTCCCATCGAAGGGCGACCCGCCAGGATCAACAGATCCGAGGGTTGCATCCCCGAGAGCATCTGATCCAGACGGGTAAACCCCGTGGTCACCCCGGTGACCCCCTTGCGCTCCGACATCAGCCGTTCCACCTTGGCGATGAACGGCATGAGGATCGATTTCATGGTGCCGTAGCTGGATTGCCTTGACTTGAACTGATCACCGACATTGAAGACACGGCCCTCGACTTCATCGAGAAACGAATTGATGTCAACCTTTTCGGCAAGAATTTTTTCGTTGATCTCCTTGAGTTCGTCGGTCAGAAAACGAAGAATTCTTTTTTCTTTCAGGATT comes from the Magnetococcales bacterium genome and includes:
- the dnaB gene encoding replicative DNA helicase, yielding MDEQDARLERLFSLSVEKSVLGSLLMDNTNFDTITGELTADDFFVPLNQELYREIFQAIEKESFVDAVTLVARMGRTGEAEKELKLYILSLIESAPSSYNIGSYIKILKEKRILRFLTDELKEINEKILAEKVDINSFLDEVEGRVFNVGDQFKSRQSSYGTMKSILMPFIAKVERLMSERKGVTGVTTGFTRLDQMLSGMQPSDLLILAGRPSMGKTAFAINIAVNAAMSGDCPVGIFSLEMSREQIVSRMISSVGRIDAHNLRSGMLRDEEYEKLTSTADRLSKTAIYIDDTPALSIHALLARARRLKKERNIQLIVLDYLQLMRGEEGMENRVQEITNISQGLKRIAKEINIPVLALSQLSRKVEDRPDKKPILSDLRESGSIEQDADVVMFIHREEYYKKDDPSLQGLGEVIIAKHRNGPVGIVKLAFVNKFTRFDNLEDREFNP